One window from the genome of Faecalibacterium sp. HTF-F encodes:
- a CDS encoding 5-bromo-4-chloroindolyl phosphate hydrolysis family protein, which produces MNDRENDTKKQTDGRQVQQELESQLRAFGDTMSDAFAHGFEGRGEDIGDRAYGVGRAAVDAANYGINEAAKAFRSRRNAHSGAPEQKEQGLNEEYRAPQAAGMPGWFRQMFGKAEMTPADEIRASAKKRHSAGCALLAVGITFTVIFGITAVSCLGAAGLFTPNTAVLQAILQDSFMAENAAAMGSFALGAVRITGWCFAAVTAVFVWMITAGASRLKASKTLLRLAEAAEGFDCKKGLPLEAVDEKKTRALKWVRRFIRNGWLSAWVDEKTEKLYLTAEDYRAAQEAAAAPREPQPEPVKEKTDDVPLNLETARRFAVVLQQEKQLMQDAQGREELDHMQTTTTAICDWLEAHPESLPKARRFAEYYIPTTLKLLHTYNDVQGQQGENAETIRRDIAGILHTLNQAYDTLYDTLLSDVAMDVSSEIAALQGMLASDGLTGGDFQ; this is translated from the coding sequence ATGAACGATCGTGAAAACGATACAAAAAAACAGACCGATGGCCGTCAGGTGCAGCAGGAGCTGGAATCCCAGCTGCGCGCCTTTGGCGATACCATGTCCGATGCGTTTGCCCATGGCTTTGAGGGCAGAGGCGAGGACATTGGCGACCGCGCCTATGGCGTGGGCCGTGCTGCGGTGGATGCCGCGAACTATGGCATCAACGAGGCGGCAAAGGCTTTCCGCAGCCGCCGGAATGCGCACAGCGGCGCACCGGAACAAAAGGAACAGGGCCTGAACGAAGAGTACCGCGCCCCGCAGGCCGCCGGAATGCCCGGCTGGTTCCGGCAGATGTTCGGCAAGGCAGAGATGACCCCGGCAGACGAGATCCGCGCCAGCGCCAAAAAACGGCACAGCGCTGGCTGCGCATTGCTGGCAGTCGGCATTACGTTTACGGTGATCTTTGGCATCACGGCAGTCTCCTGTCTGGGTGCGGCGGGCCTGTTTACGCCCAATACGGCTGTTCTGCAGGCCATTCTGCAGGACAGCTTTATGGCAGAAAATGCTGCAGCCATGGGCAGCTTTGCACTGGGGGCGGTGCGCATCACCGGCTGGTGCTTTGCGGCTGTCACGGCCGTGTTCGTGTGGATGATCACTGCCGGTGCGTCCCGCCTGAAGGCCAGCAAGACGCTGCTCCGTCTGGCCGAGGCGGCGGAAGGCTTTGACTGCAAAAAGGGCCTGCCGCTGGAAGCCGTGGACGAGAAAAAGACCCGGGCCCTCAAGTGGGTGCGCAGATTCATCCGCAATGGCTGGCTGAGCGCATGGGTGGACGAAAAAACGGAAAAACTCTATCTGACGGCGGAAGATTACCGCGCCGCGCAGGAGGCCGCAGCGGCCCCCAGAGAGCCGCAGCCGGAACCGGTAAAGGAAAAAACAGACGATGTGCCGCTCAATCTGGAAACGGCCCGCCGCTTTGCCGTCGTGTTGCAGCAGGAAAAACAGCTGATGCAGGATGCGCAGGGCCGCGAAGAGCTGGACCATATGCAGACCACCACCACCGCCATCTGTGACTGGCTGGAGGCACACCCGGAAAGCCTGCCCAAGGCCCGCCGCTTTGCGGAATACTATATCCCCACCACCCTCAAGCTGCTGCACACCTACAACGACGTGCAGGGCCAGCAGGGCGAAAACGCCGAGACCATCCGCCGCGATATCGCGGGCATCCTTCACACGCTGAATCAGGCGTACGACACCCTGTATGATACGCTGCTCTCGGATGTTGCCATGGATGTCTCCTCGGAGATCGCCGCATTGCAGGGTATGCTGGCCAGCGATGGGCTGACGGGAGGGGATTTTCAATGA